The segment acccataccttaacccctaaacctaacccataccttaacccctaatcctaaaccataccttaacccctaaacctaacccataccttaacccctaatcctaaaccataccttaacccctaaacctaacccataccttaacccctaatcctaaaccataccttaacccctaaacctaacccataccttaacccctaagcctaaaccatacctttaacccctaacccataccttaacccctaaccctaaactagcctttgtcctcatggggaccTGGGAAATGTCCCGACGAGATATAATTTCCCTTGTttcactatccttgtggggacacatgctcacacacacagtataataTAACACAGTATGATAACAAAGACAGAAGAtaatggagatagagagagaagagagagaggggcagagaggggcagagagaactATTTGCACACTGTTACAACACTGTCCATAAGCATAAtattacattttaaatgtatttttgaaaCTTTCGTGAGtggaatgtttactgttaatttctgaatgtttagagagagagagacagagagagacagagagagacagagagagacagagagagacagagagagacagagagagacagagagacagacagagagagggagacagagagagacagagagagacagagagagacagacagagacaagtgAGATATGTAAAACCCCTGTGATTAACGATGAGGATTAATGATCTGACTTAATATAACATCACTAGAGGTAATGACACATCACTAGAGGTAATGACACATCACTAGAGGTAATGACACATCACTAGAGGTAATGACACATCACTAGAGGTAATGACACATCACTAGAGGTAATGACACATCACTAGAGGTAATGATGCCCTAGACACATCACTAGAGATAATGACACATCACTAGAGGTAATGACACATCACTAGAGGTAATGACACATCACTAGAGGGAATGATGCCCTAGACATATCACTAGAGGTAATGATGCCCTAGACACATCACTAGAGATAATGACACATCACTAGAGGTAATGACACATCACTAGAGATAATGACACATCACTAGAGGTAATGACACATCACTAGAGGTAATGACACATCACTAGAGGGAATGATGCCCTAGACACATCACTAGAGGTAAtgccacaccactagaggtaatGACACATCACTAGAGGTAATGACACATCACTAGAGGTAATGATGCCCTAGACACATCACTAAAGGTAATGACACACCACTAGAGGTAATGACACATCACTAGAGGTAATGATGCCCTAGACACATCACTAGAGGTAATGCCACATCACTAGAGGTAATGACACATCACTAGAGGTAATGCCACATCACTAGAGGTAATGACACATCACTAGAGGTAATGACACATCACTAGAGGTAATGACACATCACTAGAGGTAATGACACATCACTAGAGGTAATGACACATCACTAGAAGTAATGATGCCCTAGACACATCACTAGAGGTAATGACACATCACTAGAGGTAATGACACATCACTAGAGGTAATGATGCCCTAGACACATCACAAGAGGTAATGACACATCACTAGAGGTAATGACACATCCCTAGAGGTAATGCCACATCCCTAGAGGTAATGCCACATCACTAGAGGTAATGACACATCACTAGAGGTAATGATGCCCTAGACACATCACTAGAGGTAATGACACATCACTAGAGGTAATGACACATCACTAGAGGTAATGACACATCACTAGAGGTAATGACACATCACTAGAGGTAATGACACATCACTAGAGGTAATGACACATCACTAGAGGTAATGACACATCACTAGAAGTAATGATGCCCTAGACACATCACTAGAGGTAATGACACATCACTAGAGGTAATGACACATCACTAGAGGTAATGATGCCCTAGACACATCACAAGAGGTAATGCCACATCACTAGAGGTAATGCCACATCACTAGAGGTAATGACACATCACTAGAGGTAATGACACATCACTAGAGGTAATGACACATCACTAGAAGTAATGATGCCCTAGACACATCACTAGAGGTAATGACACATCACTAGAGGTAATGACACATCACTAGAGGTAATGATGCCCTAGACACATCACAAGAGGTAATGACACATCACTAGAGGTAATGACACATCCCTAGAGGTAATGCCACATCCCTAGAGGTAATGCCACATCACTAGAGGTAATGACACATCACTAGAGGTAATGACACATCACTAGTGGAAGAACTGGTATGGGTTAATCATGGGTTACTGTTTGTCATGTGTGCGTGTGCCAAGGCTGTGTCACGTGAAGGAGGATGGCAAATATTGTCTGTACAGGTCACTGGAGCTACTCTGTACACCCTTACTgcaatctctctcccttcctctctccccctccctctcgccgtctctccctccctctatttgtctctttccctctatctctcccttccctctatcTACATGAATAAGACCATCATAACTGGGAGGTCATGCTATGGCTTTTGGCTGACTTACATCCAGCTATCTGCCACGCTCAGTAGAATAACTCGTGGTGAATATCTCTGCTATCTGCCACGCTCAGTAGAATAACTCCTGGTAAATCACTCTGCTATCTGCCACACTCAGTAGAATAACTCCTGGTGAATCACTCAGCTATCTGCCACGCTCAGTAGAATAACTCCTGGTGAATCACTCAGCTATCTGCCACACTCAGTAGAATAACTCCTGGTGAATCACCCTGCTATCTGCCACGCTCAGTAGAATAACTCCTGGTGAATCACTCAGCTATCTGCCACGCTCAGTAGAATAACTCCTGGTGAATATCTCTGCTATCTGCCACACTCAGTAGAATAACTCCTGGTGAATATCTCTGCTATCTGCCACGCTCAGTAGAATAACTCCTGGTGAATATCTCTGCTATCTGCCACGCTCAGTAGAATAACTCCTGGTGAATCACCCCGCTATCTGCCACACTCAGTAGAATAACTCCTGGTGAATCACTCTGCTATCTGCCAAGCTCAGTGGAATAACTCCTGGTGAATCACTCTGCTATCTGCCACGGTCAGTAGAATAACTCCTGGTGAATCACTCTGCTATCTGCCACGCTCAGTAGAATAACTCCTGGTGAATCACTCTGCTATCTGCCACGCTCAGTAGAATAACTCCTGGTGAATCATTCTGCTATCTGCCACGCTCAGTGGAATAACTCCTGGTGAATCACTCAGCTATCTGCCACGCTCAGTGGAATAACTCCTGGTGAATCACCCCGCTATCTGCCACGCTCAGTAGAATAACTCCTGGTGAATCACTCTGCTATCTGCCACGCTCAGTGGCATAACTCCTGGTGAATCACCCTGCTATCTGCCACGCTCAGTAGAATAACTCCTGGTGAATCACTCTGCTATCTGCCACGCTCAGTAGAATAACTCCTGGTGAATCACTCTGCTATCTGCCACGCTCAGTGGAATAACTCCTGGTGAATCACCCTGCTATCTGCCACGGTCAGTAGAATAACTCCTGGTGAATCACTCTGCTATCTGCCACACTCAGTAGAATAACTCCTGGTGAATCACTCTGCTATCTGCCACACTCAGTAGAATAACTCCTGGTGAATCACTCTGCTATCTGCCACACTCAGTAGAATAACTCCTGGTGAATCACTCTGCTATCTGCCACACTCAGTAGAATAACTCCTGGTGAATCACTCTGCTATCTGCCACACTCAGTAGAATAACTCCTGGTGAATCACCCTGCTATCTGCCACGCTCAGTAGAATAACTTCTGGTGAATCATCCTGCTATCTGCCACGCTCAGTGGAATAACTCCTGGTGAATCACTCTGCTATCTGCCACACTCAGTAGAATAACTCCTGGTGAATATCTCTGCTATCTGCCACACTCAGTAGAATAACTCCTGGTGAATATCTCTGCTATCTGCCACACTCAGTAGAATAACTCCTGGTGAATCACTCTGCTATCTGCCACGGTCAGTAGAATAACTCCTGGTGAATCACTCTGCTATCTGCCACGCTCAGTGGAATAACTCCTGGTGAATCACCCTGCAATCTGCCACACTCAGTAGAATAACTCCTGGTGAATCACTCTGCTATCTGCCACACTCAGTAGAATAACTCCTGGTGAATCACTCTGCTATCTGCCACACTCAGTAGAATAACTCCTGGTGAATCACTCTGCTATCTGCCACACTCAGTAGAATAACTCCTGGTGAATCACTCTGCTATCTGCCACACTCAGTAGAATAACTCCTGGTGAATATCTCTGCTATCTGCCACACTCAGTAGAATAACTCCTGGTGAATCACTCTGCTATCTGCCACACTCAGTAGAATAACTCCTGGTGAATCACTCTGCTATCTGCCACACTCAGTAGAATAACTCCTGGTGAATCACTCTGCTATCTGCCACGCTCAGTAGAATAACTCCTGGTGAATCACCCCGCTATCTGCCACGGTCAGTGGAATAACTCCTGGTGAATCACTCTGCTATCTGCCACGCTCAGTAGAATAACTCCTGGTGAATCACTCTGCTATCTGCCAAGCTCAGTGGAATAATTCCTGGTGAATCACATGTTGAAGATATATCACACACCGTAACACACACGATGGAGctgacaagacacacacacacacacacacacacacacacacacacacacacacacacacacacacacacacacacacacacacacacacacacacacacacacacactgctggggGCCTAAATTTGGATGCTGTCATCCTCAGGGGGCAAACAGAGGGGAACGAGTTTGATCCGCAAACACCTCAAaccacactgagaggagagaagcTTTGAGACTTTCCAGACATTGGAggacgttagagagagagagagagagagagagagagagagagagagagagagagagagagagagagagagaggagaaagagagagagaggagaaagagagagagaggagaaagagagagagaggagaaagagagagagagagagaggagaaagagagagagaggagaaagagagagagaggagaaagagagagagaggagaaagagagagagaggagaaagagagagagaggagaaagagagagagagagagagagagagagacagagagatagagacagagagagagagagagagagagagagagagaggagagagagagagagagagagaggagagaaagagagagagaaagagagagagagagagagagagacagagagaaagagagagagagagagagagagagagagaaagagagagagagagaaagagagagagagagagagagaaagagagagagaatgaaacagGCTgccaaatagagagagagagcagcggaAGCTTCTTTGACTGTTATTATTTCCACACTGGAGGGTCAGGAGGAGAAAAGGGGGAAGGGGCggcggggggggcgggggggggcgaAGGGGCGGCGGGGGGGGTCTGAGGGGCACTATGCAGGGGGCCTGCGGTTTCCTGTTgggggagaaagcgagagagagaggaaaattaAACTGTAGTCTTAACCAGAGTATGACAAAACTTTAGGgaacctcagacagacagacagacagacagacagacagacagacagacagacggacagacggacagatggaAAGAGAAAAGAAGAAACAGAgaatagagtagagagagagaatagatacATTATTTTAaacctcagacagagagagacagacagacagtcagagggaaagagaaacagagaagagagaaacagagaagagagaaacagagaagagagtagagagaatagATGTGTTTTTCTAAACCTCAGTCTATACAAAAGAGAAGTGTGATGGCTGAAGTAACAAGACcttcccagtctgtaatatctgggCTGTAGTTCCCCCTGACAGCAGGACGTATTCTACAGACTAAACCAGCATCACAGTTTAATGTTTAGACCTGtccagtctgtaatatctgggCTGTAGTTCCTCCTGACAGCAGGACGTATTCTACAGACTAAACCAGCATCACAGTTTAATGTTTTGACCtgcccagtctgtaatatctgggCTGTAGTTCCTCCTGACGGCAGGACATATTCTACAGACTAAACCAGCATCACAGTTTAATGTTTAGCTCAATGTTCCCCAGGACATGCCCTTTGagcagagcgtgtgtgtgtgtgtgtgtgtgtgtgtgtgtgtgtgtgtgtgtgtgtgtgtgtgtgtgtgtgtgtgtgtgtgtgtgtgtgtgtgtgtgtgtgtgtgtgtgtgtgtgtgtgtgtgtgtgtgtgtgtgtgttgttccgcCAGATAACATCAGAATGTTGATTCAGGAAAAGAGGTGTAAGGgtgggtggagtgtgtgtgtgagcgagagagagaaagacagagacagagacagagagagagagagagagagagagagacagagagagagagagagagagagagacagagagacagagagagagagagagagagacagagagagacagagagagacagagagagacagagagacagagagacagagagagacagagagacagagagagacagagagacagagagagacagagagagagagagacagagagacagagagagacagagagacagagagagagagagagagagagagacagagagagagagagagacagagagagacagagagacagagagagagagagacagagagacagagagacagagagagacagagagacagagggagagagagacagagagacagagagagacagagagacagagagagagagacagagagacagagagagacagagagagagacagagagagagagagagagagagagagagagacagagagacagagagacagagagagagagacagagagagagagagagacagagagagacagagagacagagagagacagagagacagagagacagagagagagagagacagagagacagagagagacagagagagagagagagagagacagagagagacagagagagagacagagagagagagacagagagagagagagagagagagagagagacagagagacagagagagagagagagagagagagagagacagagagagagagagagagacagagagagagacagagagagagagagagagagagacagagagagacagagagacagagagagagagagagagacagagagagagagagagagagagagagaaggagagagacagagagacagagagagagacagagagagagagagagagagagagagacagagagagacagagagacagagagagagagagagagagagacagagagagacagagagagacagagagagagagagagagagagacagagagagagagagacagagagagagagagagacagagacagagagagagacagagacagagagagagagatagagagagacagagagacagagagagagacagagagagagagagagagagacagagagagacagagagagagagagagagagagagagagagagagagagagagagagagagagagagagagagagagacagagagagacagagagacagagagagagagagagagagagagacagagagagacagagagagacagagagagagagtcctcaTCCAcctctgtatcccacacatcCCTCCCAGGTTTCTAAACAGGATAAGGGGCTTCATGTGCCAAGTGGAATGTGTGACGGAAGCCTCAGCCTTGAAACACAAGCACAGGaaacagaacgagagagagacagagagagagagaggcagagagacagagacacagatagagagagaggcagagagagaaggacagagaaggagagagagagaggcagagagagaaggagagagagagacagagagagagagacagagagacagagagagagagagagagagagacagcgagagagagacagaaagagagagagacacacagagagagagagagagagagagagagagagatgtacttTAGACAGGATACCAGCAAGGAAAGGAAAGACACACGGTTACCATTGTGACCCCTGACCCTAACAACAGCTCTTGTTCAGCATTAGCTAGAAACTAAAAGCCCTACAGAAACACAGCTAGTCACTGACCTAGGGTCAGATATAATAGTCAGGGTTAGTATTGGTGCTGCGAGGGGAAAATCACATCCTAGAATCTGAGGTTAGCAGTATATCCCATATCCCAGCTGATCTACGATCAGTTTAGGAGAATGatatatagtagatcatagtgAATAGGtctatatggacagatcctagatcagtttAGGAGAAGTATATATAGTAGATCGTAGTGAATATgtttatatggacagatcctgGATCAGTTTAGGAGAAgtatatatagtagatcatagtgAATAGGtctatatggacagatcctagaccAGTTTAGGAGAAGGatatatagtagatcatagtgAATAGgtttatatggacagatcctagatcagtttAGGAGAAGGatatatagtagatcatagtgAATAGgtttatatggacagatcctagatcagctgtTCTGAGGGTCACACTGCGTTAGAGACTAAAACCATAGACAAACATACCAGTAtggtatatttaaaaaaaaatatatataataatattaaacctttatttaacgaggcaagtcagttaagaacacattctatcggggaacagtgggttaaactgccttgttcaagggcagaacgacagatttttaccttgtcagctcaggggattcgatccagtcctttcagttactagtctaacactctaaccactaggctacctgcctcctctaaccactaggctacctgcctctcctctaaccactaggctacctgcctccctcctctaaccactaggctacctgcccccctcctctaaccgctaggctacctgcctctcctctaaccgctaggctacctgcctctcctctaaccgctaggctacctgcctctcctctaaccgctaggctacctgcctctcctctaaccgctaggctacctgcctcctctaaccactaggctacctgcctcctctaaccactaggctacctgcctcctctaaccactaggctacctgcctcctctaaccactaggctacctgcctcctctaaccactaggctacctgcctcctctaaccactaggctacctgcctcctctaaccactaggctacctgcctcctctaaccactaggctacctgcctcctctaaccgctaggctacctgcctcctctaaccgctaggctacctgcccccctcctctaaccactaggctacctgcctcctctaaccactaggctacctgcctcctctaaccactaggctagctgcctcctctaaccactaggctacctgcctcctctaaccactaggctacctgcctcctctaaccactaggctacctgcctcctctaaccactaggctacctgcctctcctctaaccactaggctacctgcctctcctctaaccactaggctacctgcctccctcctctaaccactaggctacctgcccccctcctctaaccgctaggctacctgcctcctctaaccactaggctacctgcctcctctaaccactaggctacctgcctcctctaaccactaggctacctgcctccctcctctaaccgctaggctacctgcctgcctcctctaaccgctaggctacctgcctgcctcctctaaccgctaggctacctgcccccctcctctaaccgctaggctacctgcctcctctaaccgctaggctacctgcccccctcctctaaccgctaggctacctgcccccctcctctaaccgctaggctacctgcctccctcctctaaccgctaggctacctgcccccctcctctaaccgctaggctacctgcctcctctaaccgctaggctacctgcctgcctcctctaaccgctaggctagctgcctccctcctctaaccgctaggctacctaccccctcctctaaccgctaggctacctgcccccctcctctaaccgctaggctacctgcccccctcctctaaccgctaggctacctgcctccctcctctaaccgctaggctacctgcctccctcctctaaccgccgctaggctacctgcccccctcctctaaccgctaggctacctgccccctcctctaaccgctaggctacctgcccccctcctctaaccgctaggctacctgcccccctcctctaaccgctaggctacctgcccccctcctctaaccgctaggctacctgccctcctcctctaaccgctaggctacctgcccccctcctctaaccgctaggctacctgcccccctcctctaaccgctaggctacctgcccccctcctctaaccgctaggctacctgcccctcctctaaccgctaggctacctgcccccctcctctaaccgctaggctacctgcctccctcctctaaccgctaggctacctgccccctcctctaaccgctaggctacctgccccctcctctaaccgctaggctacctgccccctcctctaaccgctaggctacctgcccccctcctctaaccgctaggctacctgcccccctcctctaaccgctaggctacctgcccccctcctctaaccgctaggctacctgcccccctcctctaaccgctaggctacctgcccccctcctctaaccgctaggatacctgcccccctcctctaaccgctaggatacctgcccccctcctctaaccgccaggctagccgcctcctctaaccgctaggctagccgCCCCCCTcccctaaccgctaggctagccgCCCCCCTcccctaaccgctaggctagccgcccccctcctctaaccgctaggctagccgcccccctcctctaaccgctaggctagccgCCCCCCtcttctaaccgctaggctagccgcccccctcctctaaccgctaggctagccgcccccctcctctaaccgctaggctagccgcccccctcctctaaccgctaggctagccgcccccctcctctaaccgctaggctagccgcccccctcctctaaccgctaggctacctgcctcctcttctaaccgctaggctacctgcctcctctaaccgctaggctacctgcctcctctaaccgcaaGGCTACCTGCatctcctctaaccgctaggctacctgcctctcctctaaccactaggctacctgcctctcctctagccactaggctacctgcctctcctctaaccactaggctacctgcctctcctctaaccactaggctacctgcctctcctctaaccactaggctacctgcctctcctctaaccactaggctacctgcctcctctaaccactaggctacctgcctcctctaaccactaggctacctgcctcctctaaccactaggctacctgcctcctctaaccactaggctacctgcctcctctaaccactaggctagctgccaaTGTAAAACAGAGATAGAGGGTAAAACTATAGAGTAACATACCAGTAGACTATAGAAGAGACACCGTAGGCTACGGGATGCTCCAAATCAACAcagaggctgcgtttacacaggaagCCCGATTCTGATATTTCGCCCAAT is part of the Salvelinus fontinalis isolate EN_2023a unplaced genomic scaffold, ASM2944872v1 scaffold_0207, whole genome shotgun sequence genome and harbors:
- the klf3 gene encoding Krueppel-like factor 3 isoform X1, whose translation is MKPLILFRNLGGMCGIQRWMRTLSLCLSLSLSVSLSLSLSLSLCLSLSLSLSLSLSLSLSLSLSLSLSLCLSLSLSLSLSVSLSVSLSLSISLSLSLSLSLSLSLSLSLSLSLSVSLSLSLSVSLCLSLSLSLSLSLSLCLSLSLSLSLSLSVSLSVSLSLSFSLSLSLSLCLSLSLSVSLSLSVSLSLSLSVSLSVSLSLSLSLSLSLSLSLSLCLSLSLSLSLCLSLSVSLSVSLCLSLSLSLSLSVSLSLSLSVSLSLCLSLSLCLSLSLSLSLSLSLCLSVSLSLSLSLSLSLCLSLCLSLSLCLSLSVSLSLSVSLSLSPSVSLSLSVSLSLCLSLSLSLCLSLSLSLSLSLSLSLSLCLSVSLCLSVSLSLCLSLSLCLSLSLCLSLSLCLSVSLCLSLSLSVSLSLSLCLSVSLSLSLSLSLSLSLSLSVSVSVFLSLAHTHTPPTLTPLFLNQHSDVIWRNNTHTHTHTHTHTHTHTHTHTHTHTHTHTHTHTHTHTHTHTHTHALLKGHVLGNIELNIKL